In Ailuropoda melanoleuca isolate Jingjing chromosome 4, ASM200744v2, whole genome shotgun sequence, the following proteins share a genomic window:
- the SMYD5 gene encoding SET and MYND domain-containing protein 5 isoform X2, with product MAASMCDVFSFCVGVAGRARVAVEVRFVSSAKGKGLFATQLIRKGETIFVERPLVAAQFLWNALYRYRACDHCLRALEKAEENAQRLTGKPGQVLPHPELCAVRKDLHQNCPHCQVMYCSAECRLAAAEQYHQVLCPGPSQDDPLHPLNKLQEAWRSVHYPPETASIMLMARMVATVKQGQLELLRRLFTEALYEEALSQWFTPDGFRSLFALVGTNGQGIGTSSLSQWVHACDALELKPQDREQLDAFIDQLYKDIEAATGEFLNCEGSGLFVLQSCCNHSCVPNAETSFPENNFLLHVTALEDIKPGEEICISYLDCCQRERSRHSRHKILRENYLFVCSCPKCLAEADEPNVTSEEEEDEEEEEGEPEDAELGDEMTDV from the exons ATGGCGGCCTCCATGTGCGACGTGTTCTCCTTCTGCGTGGGCGTGGCGGGCAGGGCCCGGGTCGCCGTGGAAGTCCGCTTCGTAAGCAGCGCTAAG GGAAAGGGGCTGTTTGCCACACAACTGATCCGGAAGGGGGAGACCATCTTTGTAGAACGGCCCCTGGTAGCTGCGCAGTTTCTCTGGAATGCACTTTATCGCTACCGAG CCTGTGACCACTGCCTTCGGGCactggagaaggcagaggagaatgCCCAGAGGCTGACTGGGAAGCCAGGCCAGGTTCTGCCTCACCCCGAGCTGTGTGCCGTGCGCAAGGACCTCCACCAGAACTGTCCCCACTGTCAG GTGATGTACTGCAGTGCAGAGTGTCGACTGGCAGCTGCCGAGCAATACCATCAGGTCCTGTGCCCCGGGCCCTCCCAGGATGACCCCCTGCATCCTCTCAATAAGCTGCAGGAGGCCTGGAG GAGTGTTCACTACCCCCCTGAGACGGCAAGCATCATGTTGATGGCCCGGATGGTGGCCACGGTGAAGCAG GGCCAGCTGGAACTTCTGCGGAGACTCTTCACAGAGGCCCTTTATGAGGAGGCGCTTAGCCAG TGGTTCACACCAGATGGATTCCGGTCTCTCTTTGCTCTTGTTGGGACCAATGGCCAAGGAATTGGGACCAG CTCCCTGAGCCAGTGGGTCCATGCCTGTGACGCTCTGGAGCTGAAGCCTCAGGACCGAGAGCAGCTGGACGCCTTCATTGACCAGCTGTACAAGGACATCGAGGCAG CTACCGGCGAGTTTCTTAACTGTGAAGGATCTGGCCTCTTCGTGCTTCAGAGCTGCT GTAACCACAGCTGTGTCCCCAATGCAGAGACCTCCTTCCCAGAAAACAACTTCCTTTTGCATGTCACTGCCTTGGAAGATATCAAGCCAGGAGAG GAAATCTGTATCAGCTACTTAGACTGCTGTCAGCGGGAGCGCAGCCGCCACAGCCGCCACAAGATCCTCAG AGAGAACTATCTGTTTGTCTGTTCCTGCCCCAAATGCCTGGCAGAGGCTGATGAACCCAATGTGACctcggaggaggaggaggatgaagaggaggaggaaggcgagCCAGAAGATGCGGAGCTGGGGGATGAGATGACCGATGTGTGA
- the SMYD5 gene encoding SET and MYND domain-containing protein 5 isoform X1, translating into MAASMCDVFSFCVGVAGRARVAVEVRFVSSAKGKGLFATQLIRKGETIFVERPLVAAQFLWNALYRYRACDHCLRALEKAEENAQRLTGKPGQVLPHPELCAVRKDLHQNCPHCQVMYCSAECRLAAAEQYHQVLCPGPSQDDPLHPLNKLQEAWRSVHYPPETASIMLMARMVATVKQAKDRDRWIRLFSQFCNKTANEEEEIVHKLLGDKFKGQLELLRRLFTEALYEEALSQWFTPDGFRSLFALVGTNGQGIGTSSLSQWVHACDALELKPQDREQLDAFIDQLYKDIEAATGEFLNCEGSGLFVLQSCCNHSCVPNAETSFPENNFLLHVTALEDIKPGEEICISYLDCCQRERSRHSRHKILRENYLFVCSCPKCLAEADEPNVTSEEEEDEEEEEGEPEDAELGDEMTDV; encoded by the exons ATGGCGGCCTCCATGTGCGACGTGTTCTCCTTCTGCGTGGGCGTGGCGGGCAGGGCCCGGGTCGCCGTGGAAGTCCGCTTCGTAAGCAGCGCTAAG GGAAAGGGGCTGTTTGCCACACAACTGATCCGGAAGGGGGAGACCATCTTTGTAGAACGGCCCCTGGTAGCTGCGCAGTTTCTCTGGAATGCACTTTATCGCTACCGAG CCTGTGACCACTGCCTTCGGGCactggagaaggcagaggagaatgCCCAGAGGCTGACTGGGAAGCCAGGCCAGGTTCTGCCTCACCCCGAGCTGTGTGCCGTGCGCAAGGACCTCCACCAGAACTGTCCCCACTGTCAG GTGATGTACTGCAGTGCAGAGTGTCGACTGGCAGCTGCCGAGCAATACCATCAGGTCCTGTGCCCCGGGCCCTCCCAGGATGACCCCCTGCATCCTCTCAATAAGCTGCAGGAGGCCTGGAG GAGTGTTCACTACCCCCCTGAGACGGCAAGCATCATGTTGATGGCCCGGATGGTGGCCACGGTGAAGCAG GCCAAGGATAGAGATCGTTGGATTAGACTCTTCTCCCAGTTCTGTAATAAAACAGCCAATGAGGAGGAGGAAATTGTCCACAAACTCCTGGGGGACAAATTCAAG GGCCAGCTGGAACTTCTGCGGAGACTCTTCACAGAGGCCCTTTATGAGGAGGCGCTTAGCCAG TGGTTCACACCAGATGGATTCCGGTCTCTCTTTGCTCTTGTTGGGACCAATGGCCAAGGAATTGGGACCAG CTCCCTGAGCCAGTGGGTCCATGCCTGTGACGCTCTGGAGCTGAAGCCTCAGGACCGAGAGCAGCTGGACGCCTTCATTGACCAGCTGTACAAGGACATCGAGGCAG CTACCGGCGAGTTTCTTAACTGTGAAGGATCTGGCCTCTTCGTGCTTCAGAGCTGCT GTAACCACAGCTGTGTCCCCAATGCAGAGACCTCCTTCCCAGAAAACAACTTCCTTTTGCATGTCACTGCCTTGGAAGATATCAAGCCAGGAGAG GAAATCTGTATCAGCTACTTAGACTGCTGTCAGCGGGAGCGCAGCCGCCACAGCCGCCACAAGATCCTCAG AGAGAACTATCTGTTTGTCTGTTCCTGCCCCAAATGCCTGGCAGAGGCTGATGAACCCAATGTGACctcggaggaggaggaggatgaagaggaggaggaaggcgagCCAGAAGATGCGGAGCTGGGGGATGAGATGACCGATGTGTGA
- the NOTO gene encoding homeobox protein notochord, whose translation MPSPVPRGRRPPTPPDAPDQPPRSGGSPAPQHRPAGPGTPRTPGRLDSSFSVEAILARPARRAPAPTPLAVSARAAARLGSAPSGFPTTWLPAYLGVGLLQPCPQPPGPGLRVAHFCGLQGLGVTGLELAHCSGLWGTPDWAPAEELQDTERPQKRVRTMFNLKQLEELENVFTKQHNLVGKKRAQLAAQLNLTENQVRVWFQNRRVKYQKQQRLKLPAMSAVAASQDEPSSSSDNSVQREDTESGADS comes from the exons ATGCCCAGCCCGGTGCCGCGAGGCCGCCGGCCGCCCACTCCCCCCGACGCTCCGGACCAGCCCCCGCGCTCAGGCGGCTCCCCCGCGCCCCAGCACCGCCCGGCCGGGCCAGGCACACCCCGCACTCCCGGACGCCTCGACTCATCCTTCTCCGTCGAGGCCATCCTGGCCAGGCCCGCCCGCCGCGCGCCCGCGCCCACCCCACTGGCTGTGTCCGCCCGCGCCGCCGCGAGGCTCGGCTCGGCTCCCTCCGGGTTTCCCACGACGTGGCTGCCAGCCTACCTGGGCGTGGGTCTCCTCCAGCCGTGCCCCCAGCCGCCCGGGCCGGGGCTCCGCGTGGCTCACTTCTGCGGCCTCCAGGGCCTCGGCGTCACAG GCTTAGAGCTGGCTCACTGCTCAGGCCTCTGGGGCACCCCAGACTGGGCTCCAGCAGAGGAACTTCAGGACACTGAGAGACCCCAAAAGAGGGTTCGGACTATGTTTAACTTGAAGCAGCTGGAAGAGTTGGAGAACGTGTTTACAAAGCAGCACAATCTTGTGGGGAAGAAGAGAGCTCAGCTGGCTGCCCAGCTCAACCTTACGGAGAATCAG GTGAGGGTTTGGTTCCAAAACCGCAGGGTCAAGTATCAGAAGCAGCAAAGGCTGAAGCTGCCAGCTATGTCTGCTGTGGCTGCCTCCCAGGATGAGCCCTCCAGCAGCTCTGACAACAGCGTCCAGAGAGAAGACACTGAGTCAGGAGCGGACAGCTGA
- the PRADC1 gene encoding protease-associated domain-containing protein 1 has protein sequence MVPGAAGWCCLVLWLPACVAAHGLRIHDYLYFQVLSPGDIRYIFTATPAKDFGGIFHTRYEQIHLVPAEPLEACGELSNGFFIQDQIALVERGGCSFLSKTRVVQEHGGRAVIISDNAVDNDSFYVEMIQDSTQRTADIPALFLLGRDGYMIRRSLEQHGLPWAIISIPVNVTSIPTFELLQPPWTFW, from the exons ATGGTCCCCGGCGCCGCGGGCTGGTGTTGTCTCGTGCTCTGGCTCCCCGCGTGCGTCGCGGCCCACG GCTTACGCATCCATGATTATTTGTACTTCCAAGTGCTGAGTCCTGGAGACATTCGATACATCTTCACAGCCACACCTGCCAAGGACTTTGGTGGTATCTTT CACACAAGGTATGAGCAGATTCACCTTGTCCCTGCAGAACCTTTGGAGGCCTGTGGGGAGCTCAGCAACGGTTTCTTCATCCAGGACCAGATCGCTCTGGTGGAAAGAGG gggctgctccttcctctccaagACCCGAGTGGTGCAGGAGCACGGCGGGCGGGCAGTGATCATCTCTGACAATGCGGTTGACAATGACAGCTTCTACGTGGAGATGATCCAGGACAGTACCCAGCGCACAGCTGACATCCCTGCCCTCTTCCTGCTCGGCCGAGATGG CTACATGATCCGCCGCTCCCTGGAACAGCATGGGCTGCCATGGGCCATCATTTCCATCCCAGTCAATGTCACCAGCATCCCCACCTTTGAGCTGCTGCAACCACCCTGGACCTTCTGGTAG